From a region of the Eretmochelys imbricata isolate rEreImb1 chromosome 6, rEreImb1.hap1, whole genome shotgun sequence genome:
- the LOC144266704 gene encoding olfactory receptor 5AS1-like, protein MEEGSHLEVTEFILSGLTDHLELQIPLFVVFLLIYGITLVGNGGMIFLITIDPRLHTPMYFFLRNLSFCDLCVSLIISPKMLLNLLAERKSISYTACAVQMYLSIVFGDVECLLLAVMAYDRYMAICNPLLYTVTMSRHLCKQLVAAMYAVGVVDSMIYTCCTFPLSFCSSNIINHFFCDVLPLLALSCSDTHINEIMMFAFTSCITGSSFVTVLLSYVYIISTILQIRSAESRHKAFSTCSFHLTAVVLFFGTFLFKYLHPTSSYSMDRDKVTSVFYTLMIPMLNPLIYSLRNMEVKDVLWKAMNKLLTSS, encoded by the coding sequence atggaagagggaaGTCACTTGGAGGTGACTGAattcattctctcaggactgacagatcatCTGGAGCTGCAGATCcccctgtttgtggtgttcctactgatttatggtatcaccttggtggggaatggggggatgatcttCTTAATCACGATTGATCCCCGACTCCACACACcgatgtactttttcctcaggaatttgtctttctgtgacctctgcgtttccttgataatttcccctaagatgctgctgaatttattagctgagaggaaaagcatttcttacaCGGCCTGTGCTGTGCAAATGTATCTCTCTATTGTTTTTGGAGATgttgagtgcctcttgctggctgtgatggcgtaTGACCGATATAtggccatctgtaacccactgctctatacggtcaccatgtccaggcacctttgtaaacagctggtggctgCGATGTACGCTGTAGGGGTGGTGGATTCAATGATATACACGTGTTGCACATTTccgctgtcattctgcagctccaacatcatcaatcatttcttctgtgacgtcCTCCCACTATTGGcgctctcctgttctgacacccaCATCAATGAGATTATGATGTTTGCTTTCACGAGCTGCATTACAGGGAgcagctttgtgactgtcctcctctcctatgtctatatcatctccaccatcctgcagatccgcTCTGCCGAGAGCCggcacaaagccttctccacctgctctttTCACTTAACCGCTGTGGTCCTGTTTTTTGGCACCTTCCTCTTCAAGTATTTGcatcccacctccagctattccatggacagagacaaagtgacctcagtgttttacacgctgatgatccccatgttgaaccccctcatctacagcctgaggaacatgGAGGTGAAGGACGTCTTGTGGAAAGCGATGAATAAACTCCTAACCAGCTCTTGA